One genomic region from Campylobacter concisus encodes:
- the coaBC gene encoding bifunctional phosphopantothenoylcysteine decarboxylase/phosphopantothenate--cysteine ligase CoaBC, with the protein MLKNKKILLAVCGSIAFYKAFEILSLLKKQGADVYVALSDGALEFCSVSGFEALSEHKILSSQTQNWQDGVNHISYSKMDLVLIAPASVNTINKLTAGICDNVFMQTLIAASHVPLVVAPAANNNMIEHFATQNSLEILKKNGALVVEPVLKTLACGDVGKGGLASPEVIVEAAIKRLSKPIFAGKKVVITGGATTEKIDDVRVITNFSSGKMAKALARAFYYAGAEVKLLASFEAENEPFESLKFSSSSELLELCKSECEDANLLVMCAAVSDFVPTKVDGKIKKEDVAESLNLSLKRNVDILQSLKEFKCKKIGFKLEISNESALKNARSMLDKKGLDAVCLNILGEKNGFASEQNEVNFITRGDETLLPLALKDEIAGRIVELAANL; encoded by the coding sequence ATGTTAAAAAATAAGAAAATTTTACTTGCCGTTTGCGGCAGTATCGCCTTTTATAAGGCATTCGAAATTTTATCGCTACTTAAAAAACAAGGCGCTGATGTTTATGTGGCCTTAAGTGACGGAGCGCTTGAATTTTGTAGTGTAAGCGGCTTTGAAGCGCTAAGCGAGCATAAAATTTTAAGCTCACAAACGCAAAACTGGCAAGATGGCGTAAATCACATATCCTACTCTAAAATGGACCTAGTCCTAATAGCGCCAGCCTCGGTAAATACGATAAATAAGCTAACAGCTGGTATCTGCGACAATGTCTTCATGCAAACTCTAATCGCCGCCTCACACGTGCCTTTGGTTGTCGCTCCAGCTGCAAATAACAATATGATCGAGCACTTCGCGACGCAAAATTCGCTTGAAATTTTAAAGAAAAACGGCGCTTTAGTGGTTGAGCCAGTTCTTAAAACTCTAGCTTGTGGCGATGTTGGCAAGGGTGGTCTTGCAAGCCCTGAAGTGATAGTAGAAGCTGCCATAAAAAGACTTAGCAAGCCCATTTTTGCAGGCAAAAAAGTAGTTATCACAGGTGGTGCGACAACTGAAAAGATAGATGACGTAAGAGTCATTACAAATTTCTCAAGCGGCAAGATGGCAAAAGCCTTGGCTAGAGCCTTTTACTACGCCGGTGCGGAGGTAAAACTACTTGCAAGTTTTGAAGCGGAAAACGAGCCATTTGAAAGTCTTAAATTTAGCTCAAGTAGCGAGCTTTTGGAGCTTTGCAAGAGTGAGTGTGAGGATGCAAATTTGCTTGTAATGTGCGCTGCGGTGAGCGATTTTGTACCGACAAAAGTTGATGGCAAGATAAAAAAAGAGGATGTTGCCGAAAGCCTAAATTTAAGTCTAAAGAGAAATGTCGATATTTTGCAAAGTTTAAAAGAGTTTAAATGTAAAAAGATCGGCTTTAAGCTTGAAATCTCAAACGAAAGCGCTCTTAAAAATGCTAGATCAATGCTAGATAAAAAAGGACTTGACGCAGTTTGTCTAAATATATTGGGCGAGAAAAATGGCTTTGCAAGCGAGCAAAACGAGGTAAATTTCATCACAAGAGGTGACGAGACCCTGCTACCGCTTGCCTTAAAAGATGAGATCGCAGGGCGTATCGTGGAACTAGCAGCAAATTTATGA
- the uppS gene encoding polyprenyl diphosphate synthase produces the protein MNKLNHLAIIMDGNGRWAKKRGFLRTNGHEAGANVVSDMCEFCIDNGVKILSLYAFSTENWKRPQKEVDFLMNLLKKFLLLKRDDFIKNGIKFDTIGDISPFSDELKNEIKITKDVTSENKNLLLNLAINYGSKDEIVRAVKKLNLEGTDINEASLNAALDESEPVDLLIRTGGESRLSNFMLWQASYAELFFTPTLWPDFGKEELTDIVAKFKDIERRFGGV, from the coding sequence TTGAACAAACTTAATCACCTCGCTATCATCATGGACGGCAACGGACGCTGGGCAAAAAAACGTGGATTTTTGCGGACAAATGGGCACGAGGCTGGAGCAAATGTAGTGAGCGATATGTGCGAATTTTGCATTGATAATGGGGTAAAAATTTTAAGCCTTTACGCATTTAGCACCGAAAACTGGAAAAGACCGCAAAAAGAGGTTGATTTTTTGATGAATTTGCTTAAAAAATTTCTTCTTTTAAAGCGTGATGATTTTATAAAAAATGGGATCAAATTTGACACGATCGGCGATATTTCGCCATTTAGTGATGAGCTAAAAAATGAGATAAAAATCACAAAAGATGTCACCTCTGAAAATAAAAATCTACTACTAAATTTAGCGATAAACTACGGCTCAAAAGACGAGATCGTAAGGGCTGTGAAAAAGCTAAATTTAGAAGGTACTGATATAAATGAAGCGAGCCTAAATGCGGCACTTGACGAGAGTGAGCCAGTGGATCTGCTCATCAGAACTGGTGGCGAAAGCAGACTTTCAAATTTCATGCTCTGGCAGGCAAGTTATGCCGAGCTATTTTTCACACCGACTCTTTGGCCTGACTTTGGCAAAGAGGAGCTTACTGACATCGTGGCTAAATTTAAAGATATAGAGCGAAGATTTGGCGGAGTTTAG
- a CDS encoding prepilin peptidase: MDNLVIFFAFFAFILGICVGSFSNVLIYRLPRNESINFPASHCPNCDHKLNFYHNVPIFSWLFLGGKCAFCKQKISLVYPLVELVSGLLFLICFFKECGEILSVETLLYALFLGLCFIMLLALSVIDIRYKAVPDPLLFAALFFAFIYALMLFIFKGNFVQILNLFLFALIFWVLRFVVSFAIKKEAMGSADIFIAAIIGAILPVKLALVAIYLAALFTLPVYALVRKKSYELAFVPFLSLGLLITYAFKEQILEILRFIYE; the protein is encoded by the coding sequence ATGGATAATCTAGTCATCTTTTTTGCCTTTTTTGCTTTTATTTTGGGTATTTGCGTGGGCTCATTTTCAAATGTACTGATATATCGCTTGCCACGAAATGAAAGTATAAATTTTCCAGCTTCTCATTGCCCAAACTGCGATCATAAGCTAAATTTTTATCACAATGTTCCAATTTTTTCGTGGCTATTTTTAGGCGGGAAATGTGCCTTTTGCAAGCAAAAGATAAGCCTTGTCTATCCGCTAGTTGAGCTTGTCTCTGGCCTACTTTTTCTGATCTGCTTTTTCAAAGAGTGTGGCGAAATTTTAAGCGTGGAAACTCTGCTTTATGCACTATTTTTAGGACTTTGTTTTATTATGTTGCTAGCCCTTAGCGTCATAGATATAAGATATAAAGCCGTGCCAGATCCGCTTCTTTTTGCAGCGCTATTTTTCGCATTTATCTATGCTCTGATGCTTTTTATATTTAAAGGAAATTTTGTCCAAATTTTAAATTTATTCCTTTTTGCACTTATCTTTTGGGTGCTTAGATTTGTTGTAAGCTTTGCCATAAAAAAAGAAGCGATGGGTAGTGCAGATATCTTTATAGCAGCGATCATCGGAGCTATCTTGCCAGTCAAACTGGCTCTAGTGGCGATCTATCTTGCAGCGCTTTTTACACTTCCAGTCTATGCGCTCGTTCGCAAAAAGAGCTATGAGCTAGCCTTTGTGCCATTTTTAAGTCTTGGCTTACTTATTACATACGCTTTTAAAGAGCAAATTTTAGAAATTTTAAGGTTTATTTATGAGTAG
- a CDS encoding LptF/LptG family permease, giving the protein MSRVNRYLLFNFLGTFASLFSTLFLIMSIVFFIQIARITSYIEISFGELFKLYSFMLPRVLLFVVPIAFFVSLAMTLFRLSKENESIVIFTLGGSPNKIAKFFLIFSAFLSTALLIIATIMIPIAAQLNANFIDYKKTVAKLNLKPTQFGQKFSDWMVYVGSEMQDNNGTTYKDIVMFNPYIKDYQRLITAKNAKITNTNQSIELSLVDGKMYDIKDEIYHQSNFKSMKIRTAQSEEISDIGSIKEYWAEANSSEKRRKDLSTYVLVALFPLASTLFAISFGIVTYRYEKGMVYVGTFGVLFGYFTLIMLFSSKPALAIPLISFVFLLAGILLFKAKIMRRY; this is encoded by the coding sequence ATGAGTAGAGTGAATAGATATCTTTTGTTTAACTTCCTAGGGACTTTTGCATCGCTATTTAGTACGCTTTTTTTGATCATGTCGATCGTATTTTTCATCCAGATCGCGCGCATCACTTCTTACATTGAGATCAGCTTTGGTGAGCTTTTTAAACTCTACTCATTTATGCTTCCACGTGTACTACTTTTTGTCGTGCCTATAGCATTTTTTGTATCACTTGCGATGACTCTTTTTAGATTATCAAAAGAGAATGAAAGTATCGTTATTTTTACGCTTGGTGGCTCACCAAATAAGATTGCTAAATTTTTCTTAATATTTTCAGCATTTTTAAGCACTGCTCTACTTATAATCGCTACCATAATGATACCAATAGCCGCACAGCTAAATGCAAATTTTATTGATTATAAAAAAACTGTTGCAAAGCTGAATTTAAAGCCAACTCAGTTTGGACAAAAATTCTCTGACTGGATGGTCTATGTGGGCAGTGAAATGCAAGATAACAACGGAACTACTTATAAAGATATCGTGATGTTTAATCCTTACATTAAAGACTACCAACGCTTAATCACTGCAAAAAATGCAAAGATCACTAATACAAATCAAAGCATTGAGCTCTCTTTAGTAGATGGAAAAATGTATGACATAAAAGATGAAATTTATCATCAAAGCAACTTCAAATCCATGAAAATAAGGACTGCACAAAGTGAAGAGATAAGCGATATAGGCAGTATAAAAGAGTACTGGGCGGAGGCAAATAGTAGCGAAAAAAGAAGAAAAGACCTTAGCACATATGTGCTTGTTGCACTATTTCCACTTGCCAGTACACTTTTTGCCATAAGCTTTGGCATCGTTACTTATAGATATGAAAAGGGCATGGTTTATGTTGGTACGTTTGGCGTTTTATTTGGGTATTTTACGCTCATAATGCTATTTTCATCAAAGCCAGCTCTTGCGATTCCGCTAATATCTTTTGTTTTTTTATTGGCAGGAATTTTGCTTTTTAAAGCCAAGATCATGCGAAGATACTAA
- the truA gene encoding tRNA pseudouridine(38-40) synthase TruA yields the protein MKIQLIYSYDGSKFQGSQTQPHENGVEDELSRALAHVGIFEKIVSSSRTDKNVHAINQSSSVICGDHFKNLEHLKELINRHAHPNIHIKRINLVDENFQARFDAIARSYRYIIDHGEFDVFGSNYKVFLPKFDIKKANEILSNFVGEHDFSSYMKTGSDTKSPVREIFKAFCYEYKNKTIIVFKANGFLRAQVRLMVANLLKALSIKNGGEFINASLNGCFALTRIPAPAEGLYLNRVFYKFN from the coding sequence ATGAAAATCCAACTAATCTATAGCTACGATGGCTCCAAATTTCAAGGCTCCCAAACTCAGCCACATGAAAATGGTGTAGAAGATGAGCTTTCGCGTGCTCTAGCTCACGTTGGAATATTTGAAAAAATAGTCTCTAGCTCGCGTACAGACAAAAACGTCCATGCGATAAATCAAAGCTCAAGCGTAATTTGTGGCGATCATTTTAAAAATTTAGAGCACTTAAAAGAGCTGATCAACCGCCATGCTCATCCAAATATTCATATAAAACGTATAAATTTAGTTGATGAAAATTTTCAAGCAAGATTTGACGCCATAGCAAGATCTTATAGATACATTATAGATCATGGAGAATTTGATGTTTTTGGCTCAAACTATAAAGTCTTTTTGCCAAAATTCGATATCAAAAAAGCAAATGAAATTTTATCTAATTTTGTTGGTGAGCATGATTTTAGCTCCTATATGAAAACAGGAAGTGATACAAAAAGCCCTGTGCGAGAAATTTTTAAGGCATTTTGTTATGAATACAAAAACAAAACTATCATCGTTTTTAAAGCAAATGGCTTTTTACGCGCTCAAGTACGGCTTATGGTTGCAAATCTACTTAAAGCCTTAAGTATCAAAAATGGTGGTGAGTTCATCAATGCTTCACTTAATGGATGCTTTGCCTTAACTCGTATCCCAGCTCCAGCTGAAGGACTTTATCTAAATAGAGTTTTTTATAAATTTAACTAG
- a CDS encoding ComEA family DNA-binding protein, with product MKKIVFSLLVAASTLLAAINLNTATKEELMSLDGIGSSKADAIIEYRKANKFNSIEDIKNVNGIGDKTFENLKSDISVSGTTKIDDTKSKIKSKKDEIKEKASKKSDEVKEKKDSAKDDSIKEIKDKKESLKDKTEKKSKAKKEKSKE from the coding sequence ATGAAAAAGATTGTATTCTCACTATTAGTAGCAGCTTCTACATTACTAGCAGCCATAAATTTAAACACAGCTACAAAAGAAGAGTTAATGAGTTTAGATGGTATAGGATCTTCAAAGGCAGATGCAATAATAGAGTATAGAAAAGCAAATAAATTTAACTCAATAGAAGACATAAAAAATGTAAATGGTATAGGTGATAAGACATTTGAAAATTTAAAATCAGATATATCAGTATCAGGTACTACAAAGATAGATGACACAAAATCAAAAATAAAATCTAAAAAAGATGAGATAAAAGAAAAAGCAAGTAAAAAGAGTGATGAAGTAAAAGAGAAAAAAGATAGTGCTAAAGATGATAGTATAAAAGAGATAAAAGATAAGAAAGAAAGCCTAAAAGATAAAACAGAGAAAAAGAGTAAAGCTAAAAAAGAGAAGAGTAAAGAGTAA
- a CDS encoding pilus assembly FimT family protein, with translation MHKNKGFTVMELIFVIIAVGILAAMIIPRLEINGAREAATQMLTHIRYAQHLAMQDDKFVHSENEKFWFKMRWGIAINDTSLQECSVDEPGVKSWKYSIFYDKRGSGNKFSGNLNSKEEVAIDTQKSNKFLSAGWRGIPQSYCNKINTDLNIEKKYGIKSVKFVGSCGKGKTQTIDFDELGRPMRVVSVTNNKGAKRPYSRLLKGDCKIILTDKNNNVASINIEKRSGYAYIN, from the coding sequence ATGCATAAAAACAAGGGTTTTACTGTTATGGAGCTTATCTTTGTGATTATTGCCGTAGGCATACTTGCAGCAATGATCATACCAAGGCTAGAAATAAATGGAGCTAGAGAGGCAGCTACACAGATGCTAACGCATATAAGATACGCCCAGCACCTTGCCATGCAAGATGATAAATTTGTTCATTCAGAAAATGAAAAATTTTGGTTTAAAATGAGATGGGGGATAGCTATTAATGATACTAGTTTGCAAGAGTGCTCTGTAGATGAGCCTGGGGTTAAATCTTGGAAATATAGTATTTTTTATGATAAAAGAGGTAGTGGTAATAAATTTAGTGGTAACTTAAATTCCAAAGAAGAGGTTGCCATCGATACGCAAAAGTCAAATAAATTTTTAAGTGCGGGCTGGAGAGGCATTCCTCAGTCCTATTGCAATAAAATTAATACAGATTTAAATATCGAGAAAAAATATGGCATAAAATCAGTTAAATTTGTTGGTAGTTGCGGAAAAGGCAAAACACAAACCATTGATTTTGACGAATTAGGTAGGCCCATGAGAGTGGTGAGTGTTACTAACAATAAAGGAGCAAAAAGACCTTATTCAAGACTATTGAAAGGTGATTGCAAGATAATTTTAACAGATAAAAATAACAATGTAGCCTCTATAAATATAGAAAAAAGAAGTGGATACGCATATATAAACTAA
- a CDS encoding glycosyltransferase family 39 protein encodes MLDKFREFVGHHVAFSVFLICLIDCIFLLYTANSLSISYSEAEIFFNKQNFLSYVLNLSVQIFGQTDIALRSVMIAFHVISVVLMYKISKFYIKLEFDRLIAVLLFILLPGTLASALIVNNAGLCVMLALLCIYFFHVKNKILFVVFFCLSFFIDGDFLIFYAGFFIFSLYKRRPPLAWLSAILFLLTLYFFGFDTNGRPSGHFIDTFGIFAAVFSPFIFIFFVYTIYRIWVKEKKDLLWFIAICSFCFCMIVSVRQRLELEQFLPFCVIATPLMVRVFFNSYRVRLPKFRKGYKICTTLVMLFLAINWSMIVFNQIFYLFLDNPTKHFVYKFDIVKELADKLKEAEIKDLYTDNKKLALRLKFYGIDVRDESKNLLLSVDLNGKSKFCIEKMGKVIANFDIRGR; translated from the coding sequence TTGCTAGATAAATTTAGGGAATTTGTTGGACATCACGTCGCCTTTAGCGTATTTTTGATATGTTTGATCGATTGTATATTTTTACTTTATACGGCAAATTCTCTTAGCATAAGTTATAGTGAAGCTGAAATTTTTTTTAACAAACAAAATTTTCTTAGTTATGTTTTAAACTTAAGCGTTCAAATTTTTGGTCAAACAGATATTGCTCTAAGATCTGTAATGATCGCTTTTCATGTCATAAGCGTCGTTTTAATGTATAAGATAAGCAAATTTTACATTAAATTAGAGTTTGATAGACTTATTGCGGTATTGCTTTTTATCTTACTTCCTGGCACGCTAGCTTCAGCTCTTATCGTCAATAATGCTGGGCTTTGCGTTATGCTGGCGCTCCTATGTATATACTTTTTTCATGTTAAAAATAAAATTTTATTTGTAGTATTTTTTTGCCTTTCTTTTTTTATAGATGGCGATTTTTTGATATTTTACGCAGGATTTTTTATATTTTCACTTTATAAAAGAAGGCCTCCGCTTGCTTGGCTAAGTGCTATTTTATTTTTACTCACGCTTTACTTTTTTGGCTTTGATACAAATGGTAGGCCAAGTGGACACTTCATTGATACTTTTGGTATCTTTGCCGCTGTTTTTTCACCGTTTATTTTTATCTTTTTTGTCTATACTATTTATAGAATTTGGGTTAAGGAAAAGAAGGATCTTTTATGGTTTATTGCGATTTGCTCATTTTGCTTTTGTATGATAGTCTCAGTGCGCCAAAGGCTAGAGCTTGAGCAGTTTTTGCCGTTTTGCGTGATCGCAACGCCACTTATGGTAAGAGTTTTTTTTAATTCGTATCGCGTAAGATTGCCAAAATTTAGAAAAGGCTATAAAATTTGTACGACTTTAGTGATGCTTTTTCTGGCTATAAACTGGTCGATGATTGTATTTAATCAAATTTTTTACCTATTTTTGGATAATCCAACAAAGCATTTTGTCTATAAATTTGATATTGTAAAAGAGCTTGCTGATAAATTAAAAGAAGCGGAAATCAAGGATTTATACACTGACAATAAAAAGCTTGCATTAAGACTTAAATTTTATGGTATAGATGTAAGAGATGAGTCTAAAAATTTATTATTAAGCGTCGATCTAAATGGAAAATCAAAATTTTGCATAGAAAAAATGGGAAAAGTAATTGCAAATTTTGACATAAGAGGCAGGTAG
- a CDS encoding phosphoribosyltransferase, translating to MIFYSYDEFAVDAKKMAKQIKDEFDPEVILAVARGGLTLGHSLAVALNNRNLFTLNSIHYEDTNKLDTINIFNVPDLSKYTKILLVDDIIDSGESMVEIKRELLKRYPNLDIKIATVFYKEKALLLPEFKVKEAHDWIEFFWDIHI from the coding sequence ATGATATTTTATAGCTACGATGAATTTGCCGTTGATGCCAAAAAGATGGCAAAACAGATAAAAGACGAGTTTGACCCAGAGGTGATACTAGCTGTGGCAAGAGGCGGTCTAACGCTTGGCCATTCGCTAGCTGTTGCGCTTAATAATAGAAATTTATTTACCCTAAATTCTATCCACTATGAAGATACAAACAAGCTTGATACGATTAATATCTTTAACGTACCAGATCTTAGCAAATACACTAAGATTTTACTCGTAGATGACATCATTGATAGTGGCGAGAGCATGGTCGAGATAAAAAGAGAACTGCTTAAGCGTTATCCAAATTTAGATATCAAAATAGCGACCGTCTTTTATAAAGAGAAAGCTCTGCTTTTGCCAGAATTTAAGGTAAAAGAGGCTCACGATTGGATTGAGTTTTTTTGGGATATACATATTTAA
- a CDS encoding NCS2 family permease produces the protein MKFFDLAQNKTSVKQEFGAGLTTFLAMMYIVPVNAIIMSKTGMPYEALITATALITIFSTILNGLWANTPVAMSVGMGLNAYFTFGLCIGMKVPWQTALGVVFLSGVIFVVLSFTNFRMWIIRSIPLDLRRAISAGIGTFISFVAFQQMGFIVNSDAVLVGIGNFKDPNVLLGVLGLFLVICFWAWKIKGAFILAVLATSVIAWVLGIAPHPTEIFSTPASISPIFLELDIKGALSLALLPVIITFFVTDLFDSIGTLAGVGTRAGIFDENKKDGVVKLEKTLEADAIATAAGSLVGVSTTTSFVESASGVEEGGRTGLTAVFCGLLFILTLFMLPLFKAIPGNAIYPILVMVGVLMFAELASINFKDPAIAVATFFIVVLIPLTYSITNGLAFGFMSYVIVKLIKREFSDINLGVVVLALISFIVFLVH, from the coding sequence GTGAAATTTTTTGACTTAGCACAAAACAAAACGAGTGTGAAGCAGGAATTTGGAGCGGGACTTACGACGTTTTTGGCGATGATGTATATCGTGCCGGTAAATGCGATCATTATGAGCAAAACTGGTATGCCTTATGAGGCACTAATCACGGCAACTGCGCTAATTACCATCTTTTCTACGATATTAAATGGTCTTTGGGCGAACACACCAGTTGCGATGAGCGTTGGTATGGGACTTAATGCTTATTTTACATTTGGTCTTTGCATCGGCATGAAAGTGCCTTGGCAAACAGCTCTTGGCGTTGTTTTTCTAAGCGGCGTGATATTTGTCGTCTTATCTTTTACAAATTTTAGAATGTGGATAATAAGATCCATTCCACTTGATCTAAGAAGAGCGATAAGTGCTGGCATAGGCACATTTATCAGCTTTGTGGCGTTTCAGCAAATGGGCTTTATCGTAAATAGCGACGCAGTTTTGGTTGGTATAGGAAATTTCAAAGATCCAAACGTACTTCTTGGCGTTTTGGGATTATTTTTAGTTATTTGCTTTTGGGCGTGGAAGATAAAGGGCGCGTTTATCCTAGCTGTGCTTGCTACTTCAGTGATAGCTTGGGTGCTTGGTATCGCTCCTCATCCAACAGAAATTTTCTCAACTCCAGCCTCTATCTCTCCGATATTTTTAGAGCTTGATATAAAAGGTGCGCTTAGCCTAGCCTTGCTGCCAGTTATTATCACATTTTTTGTGACCGATCTTTTTGACTCGATAGGCACACTAGCTGGTGTAGGAACGAGGGCTGGAATTTTTGATGAAAACAAAAAAGATGGCGTCGTAAAACTTGAAAAAACTCTTGAAGCTGACGCTATTGCTACGGCGGCTGGCTCACTTGTAGGCGTAAGTACGACCACATCGTTTGTAGAGAGTGCTAGCGGTGTAGAAGAGGGCGGTAGAACTGGTCTAACGGCTGTATTTTGCGGACTTTTATTTATACTTACACTCTTTATGTTGCCACTTTTTAAAGCGATCCCTGGCAATGCCATTTATCCGATCCTTGTGATGGTTGGCGTGCTTATGTTTGCTGAGCTTGCTAGTATAAATTTCAAAGATCCAGCCATAGCTGTAGCGACATTTTTCATAGTTGTGCTCATCCCGCTTACTTACTCGATCACAAACGGCCTTGCATTTGGTTTTATGTCATACGTAATAGTTAAGCTCATAAAGAGAGAATTTAGCGATATAAATTTAGGTGTAGTCGTGCTAGCGCTCATTAGTTTTATCGTATTTTTAGTGCACTGA
- the mqnE gene encoding aminofutalosine synthase MqnE, protein MMNLLQKLESGERLSKQEAFSLYGLDLFTLAKFADKKRKKLYGNKVFFNVNRHINPTNICADICKFCAFSAHRKNPNPYLMSHEEILKIVDESVSHGVKEIHIVSAHNAKSGWQWYLEIFKKIKAAHPELHVKAMTAAEIDFLSRHYGLSYDEVIEKMLEYGVDSMPGGGAEIFDEEVRAKICKGKVSSENWLKIHKMWHDHGKQSNATMLFGHIESRGNRIDHMLRIRDLQDETGGFNAFIPLVYQRENNYLKDVKFLGSAEILKTLAISRLVLDNVPHIKAYWATSTLNLAMIAQEFGADDLDGTIEKESIQSAAGANSANGVTLKTFCDLIKTSGFTPVERDSLYNELKIY, encoded by the coding sequence ATAATGAATCTATTACAAAAACTAGAAAGTGGCGAGAGATTAAGCAAGCAAGAGGCTTTTTCGCTTTATGGGCTTGATCTTTTTACCTTGGCTAAATTTGCCGATAAAAAGCGCAAAAAACTGTACGGCAACAAGGTCTTTTTTAATGTAAATCGCCATATCAATCCAACAAATATTTGTGCTGATATTTGTAAATTTTGCGCATTTTCGGCTCACAGAAAAAATCCAAATCCATACTTAATGAGCCACGAAGAAATTTTAAAGATCGTTGATGAGAGCGTAAGCCACGGCGTAAAAGAGATACACATCGTATCAGCTCACAACGCAAAAAGTGGCTGGCAGTGGTATTTAGAAATTTTTAAAAAGATAAAAGCAGCTCATCCAGAGCTTCACGTAAAGGCGATGACGGCAGCTGAGATCGACTTTTTATCAAGACATTACGGCTTAAGCTATGATGAGGTGATAGAGAAGATGCTCGAATACGGCGTCGATAGCATGCCAGGCGGCGGGGCTGAAATTTTTGATGAAGAGGTTAGGGCTAAAATTTGCAAAGGCAAGGTTAGTAGCGAAAACTGGCTCAAAATCCATAAAATGTGGCACGATCACGGCAAACAAAGCAACGCAACAATGCTTTTTGGTCACATAGAAAGCCGCGGTAACAGGATCGATCATATGCTAAGGATTAGAGACTTGCAAGACGAAACTGGCGGATTTAACGCGTTTATCCCGCTTGTCTATCAAAGAGAAAATAACTACTTAAAAGATGTGAAATTTCTAGGATCAGCTGAAATTTTAAAGACTCTGGCGATCTCACGTCTTGTGCTTGATAATGTCCCACATATCAAAGCTTACTGGGCTACTTCGACGCTAAATTTAGCGATGATAGCTCAGGAATTTGGTGCTGATGATCTTGATGGCACGATAGAAAAAGAGAGCATCCAAAGTGCAGCTGGCGCAAATAGCGCAAATGGCGTTACACTAAAGACATTTTGCGATCTCATAAAGACATCTGGTTTTACGCCGGTTGAGCGTGATAGCTTATATAACGAACTTAAAATTTACTAA